From Anopheles funestus chromosome 3RL, idAnoFuneDA-416_04, whole genome shotgun sequence, a single genomic window includes:
- the LOC125771579 gene encoding uncharacterized protein LOC125771579 yields MEIRFFYLLFGLTLTCCLISCTRADNFMVISKRYSNNSYSCFVRHTKAGLEYRLTYNVCILEPTVTNSTEPSEQMSLQCLYYECTITASQLISDDGQLGCVRYVYPLPSSYPPLFERISVYRRNWSDAKFQTKPTHDREHLRTKRDFSWVTFLEKISFMGRHQSTVSKQNEAYFHYNYMNKPGGSLSPTAAPGSTSSPQTVPSTTGEPLLIET; encoded by the exons ATGGAGATTCGTTTTTTCTACCTTCTTTTCGGTTTAACTTTAACTTGCTGTCTTATTTCTTGCACTCGAGCTGATA ATTTCATGGTAATTTCGAAACGCTACAGCAACAATTCCTACTCTTGCTTCGTCCGTCACACTAAAGCTGGACTCGAGTATCGTTTAACCTACAACGTATGCATCCTGGAGCCGACAGTCACCAATAGTACTGAGCCTAGTGAACAAATGAGCTTACAGTGTCTGTACTACGAATGCACCATAACTGCCTCCCAACTCATTTCCGACGATGGCCAGTTGGGATGTGTCCGATACGTATATCCATTACCCAGTTCCTATCCACCATTGTTCGAACGTATCAGCGTTTATCGACGGAACTGGTCGGAtgcaaaatttcaaaccaaaccCACTCATGACCGTGAACATTTGCGTACGAAGCGCGATTTTAGTTGGGTGACGTTTCTGGAAAAGATCTCCTTCATGGGTCGACATCAGAGTACTGTGAGTAAGCAGAATGAGGCGTACTttcattacaattacatgaacaAACCGGGAGGTTCGCTATCACCGACGGCTGCGCCTGGTTCTACCTCATCACCGCAGACGGTACCATCAACAACCGGCGAACCGTTACTGATTGAAACATAG